CCTTCAATGCCGTGGGCCTGCTGGCGGTTTACGCGCTGCAGCGCCTGCAGGCCGTGCTGCCGCTCAATCCGGCGGGCATGGCGGCCATTTCGCCCGACTCGGCCTTCAACACCGCCATCAGCTTTGTGAGCAACACCAACTGGCAAGGCTATGGCGGCGAATCCAGCATGAGCTACCTGACGCAGATGCTGGCGCTGGCGGTGCAGAACTTTCTGTCTGCGGCCACCGGCATCGCCGTGGTGTTCGCGCTGTTTCGCGGATTTGCCGCGCGCGCCACCGGGGCCATCGGCAACTTCTGGGTCGATGTGACGCGCATCACCGCCTGGCTGCTGCTGCCGCTGTCGCTGGTGTTCGCTTTGTTTCTGGCGGGCAACGGCGTGATCCAGAATTTCGACGCCTACAAGGATGTGGGAACGCTGGAAACCACGAGCTATCAGCAGCCCAAAAATGGCCCTGACGGCCAGCCGCTGAAAGACGCGCAAGGAACTGCGGTCATGGAAGACGCCAAGACCGGCACGCAGACGCTGGCCATGGGTCCGGTGGCGTCGCAGGAAGCCATCAAGATGCTCGGCACCAACGGCGGCGGTTTTTTCAACGCCAATTCCGCCCACCCCTACGAGAACCCGAATGCGCTGACCAATTTCTTCCAGATGCTGGCGATTTTCCTGATTCCGGCAGCGCTGTGCTTTGCCTTTGGCCGCGAGGTCGGCGACCTGCGCCAGGGCTGGGCCGTGCTGGCGGCGATGACCGTGATGTTTGTCATCGCCGTGGTCGCCATCACGCCGGCCGAGCAGGCGGGCAATCCGCTGTTGACGCCCTTGGGCGTTGACCAGGCGGTGAGCACCCTGCAAGCGGGCGGCAACATGGAAGGCAAGGAAACGCGCTTCGGCATCAACGCTTCCAGCCTGTTCGCCGTCATCACCACCGCCGCCTCGTGCGGCGCGGTGATTGCCATGCACGACTCCTTCACGCCGCTGGGCGGCATGGTGCCGATGGTCATGATGCAACTGGGCGAAGTGGTGTTCGGCGGCACCGGCACCGGCCTGTATGGCATGCTGATTTTTGCCATCCTGGCGGTGTTCATCTCGGGGCTGATGATTGGCCGCACGCCGGAATACCTGGGCAAGAAGATCGAGTCGCACGAGATGAAGCTGACCTCGATTGCCATCCTGGTCACGCCGATCCTGGTGCTGGCCGGAACCGCCGTCGCCGTGCTGGCGGGGGCGGGCAGGGCGGGCGTGGCCAATCCCGGCGCGCACGGGTTCTCGGAAATCCTGTATGCCTTGACCTCGGCGGCCAACAACAACGGCAGCGCCTTTGCCGGCCTGTCGGCCAACACACCGTTCTACAACACCTTGCTGGGGCTGGCGATGTGGCTGGGCCGCTTCGGCGTGATCGTTCCGGTGCTGGCGATTGC
This DNA window, taken from Polaromonas hydrogenivorans, encodes the following:
- the kdpA gene encoding potassium-transporting ATPase subunit KdpA; protein product: MTASSWELLALYLGALLLAAWPLGIWLARISSGRLPGWMQRLEAPLLRLAGTSADKSMNWWQYALALLAFNAVGLLAVYALQRLQAVLPLNPAGMAAISPDSAFNTAISFVSNTNWQGYGGESSMSYLTQMLALAVQNFLSAATGIAVVFALFRGFAARATGAIGNFWVDVTRITAWLLLPLSLVFALFLAGNGVIQNFDAYKDVGTLETTSYQQPKNGPDGQPLKDAQGTAVMEDAKTGTQTLAMGPVASQEAIKMLGTNGGGFFNANSAHPYENPNALTNFFQMLAIFLIPAALCFAFGREVGDLRQGWAVLAAMTVMFVIAVVAITPAEQAGNPLLTPLGVDQAVSTLQAGGNMEGKETRFGINASSLFAVITTAASCGAVIAMHDSFTPLGGMVPMVMMQLGEVVFGGTGTGLYGMLIFAILAVFISGLMIGRTPEYLGKKIESHEMKLTSIAILVTPILVLAGTAVAVLAGAGRAGVANPGAHGFSEILYALTSAANNNGSAFAGLSANTPFYNTLLGLAMWLGRFGVIVPVLAIAGSLAAKKRLPVTPGTMPTHGPLFVTLLIGTVLLVGLLNYVPALALGPVVEHLMLWPAH